A single Ketogulonicigenium vulgare WSH-001 DNA region contains:
- a CDS encoding TatD family hydrolase, whose protein sequence is MTAPAAIVDSHCHLDFADFDGQLDEIIARATAAGVTRLVTICTRLDQEPRVRAIAESYPGVYYAAGIHPMRAAEEPLVTVDQLVALAQHPKFVGIGETGLDYHYSADSAAIQQQSLRIHCAAAAEAGLPLIIHARDADDDMAAILAEEHRKAPFSCVMHCFSSGAALARAAVDLGFYLSMSGITAFPKSGELRDIFRAMPLDRILLETDSPYLAPPPHRGKRNEPAFTALTAARAAETFGLDYADFARLTSENFDRLFTKAA, encoded by the coding sequence ATGACCGCCCCTGCCGCTATCGTCGATAGCCATTGCCACCTTGATTTTGCCGATTTCGACGGCCAGCTGGACGAGATTATCGCCCGTGCCACGGCGGCTGGCGTCACACGTCTGGTCACGATCTGCACCCGTCTTGATCAAGAGCCGCGCGTGCGCGCCATCGCCGAAAGCTATCCCGGCGTCTATTATGCCGCCGGCATCCACCCGATGCGCGCGGCCGAGGAGCCGCTGGTCACAGTCGATCAGCTTGTCGCCCTTGCCCAGCACCCCAAATTCGTCGGCATTGGCGAGACCGGCCTCGATTACCACTATTCAGCGGATAGCGCCGCCATTCAGCAGCAATCGCTGCGCATCCACTGTGCCGCTGCCGCCGAGGCCGGCCTGCCGCTGATCATTCACGCCCGCGATGCCGATGACGATATGGCTGCGATTCTGGCAGAAGAGCACCGCAAAGCGCCGTTTTCCTGCGTCATGCACTGTTTTTCCTCGGGCGCGGCACTGGCGCGTGCGGCGGTGGATCTGGGCTTTTACCTGTCGATGTCGGGCATCACTGCCTTTCCCAAAAGCGGCGAGCTGCGCGATATTTTCCGTGCCATGCCGCTGGATCGCATCTTGCTGGAAACCGACAGCCCCTATCTTGCGCCGCCCCCCCATCGCGGCAAGCGCAACGAGCCTGCCTTTACCGCGCTGACCGCCGCCCGCGCCGCCGAGACCTTTGGTCTCGATTATGCCGATTTCGCGCGGCTGACGTCTGAAAACTTCGACCGGCTGTTCACAAAGGCGGCCTGA
- a CDS encoding MBL fold metallo-hydrolase has product MQDSADICVRILGCGSSGGVPRLGGEWGDCDPFEPKNTRTRCSILVTRETDQGRTQVLIDTSPDMRQQLLAADVRTLDGVLYTHPHADHVHGIDDLRAISFNGDQRLDVWMDASTTAAITHRFGYIFKTPEGSPYPPICVQRLIEGPVTITGAGGPITFEPLRVEHGNISALGFRFADIAYIPDVSLIPEDVWPQLSGLDCWIVDALRYKPHPSHSHVAQTLGWIDRAAPKIAVLTNMHVDLDYQTLGQELMAGVTPAFDGMVLRFRA; this is encoded by the coding sequence ATGCAGGACAGCGCTGACATCTGTGTACGGATTTTGGGCTGCGGGTCATCCGGCGGCGTGCCGCGTCTGGGCGGGGAATGGGGCGACTGCGATCCGTTCGAGCCAAAGAACACCCGCACGCGCTGTTCGATCCTTGTCACCCGTGAAACAGATCAGGGCCGCACGCAGGTGCTGATCGACACCTCGCCCGACATGCGCCAGCAGTTGCTGGCTGCCGATGTGCGCACGCTGGACGGGGTGCTTTATACCCATCCCCATGCCGACCATGTCCATGGCATCGACGATCTGCGCGCCATATCGTTCAACGGTGATCAACGGCTGGATGTCTGGATGGATGCATCGACAACGGCTGCAATCACGCATCGCTTTGGCTATATCTTTAAAACGCCCGAAGGCTCGCCCTATCCGCCGATCTGCGTGCAACGCCTGATCGAGGGGCCGGTCACCATCACGGGCGCAGGCGGGCCCATCACGTTCGAGCCGCTGCGCGTCGAGCATGGCAATATCAGCGCCCTTGGCTTTCGGTTCGCCGATATCGCCTATATCCCCGATGTTTCCCTGATTCCCGAGGATGTTTGGCCACAGCTTTCCGGCCTTGATTGCTGGATCGTCGATGCCCTGCGCTATAAACCGCATCCCTCGCATTCGCATGTTGCACAGACACTAGGCTGGATTGACCGCGCAGCGCCCAAAATAGCCGTTTTGACCAATATGCATGTTGATTTGGACTACCAGACCCTTGGTCAAGAGCTTATGGCCGGGGTGACCCCCGCCTTTGACGGGATGGTTTTGCGCTTTCGCGCCTGA
- a CDS encoding AEC family transporter — protein MLAIIDVILPVFLVLGAGYLVAWRGGMSETAVAGLMKFAQGFALPCILFRGISQLDLAHSFSPSLVVSFYVPATVCFFVGIAGARLWAKRPWEDSIAIGFACLFSNSMLLGLPINDRAYGPESMDTVLAIVSMHAPFTYFLGITAMEIARNVGQTPLMVARKVARSIFTNNLVIGVLAGVVVNVLNIPIYHTIGEAMDLIGRAAVPAALFGLGAVLYRLRPEGDMRLILMVSAISLGLHPVLTYLFGQSFGMTGVALNTMVLTAAMAPGVNAYLFADMYGVGRRVNASSVLIATTISILSLPIWIIVMG, from the coding sequence ATGCTTGCAATTATTGATGTCATCCTGCCCGTTTTCCTTGTGCTGGGGGCGGGCTATCTGGTCGCGTGGCGCGGCGGGATGAGCGAAACCGCCGTGGCGGGATTGATGAAATTCGCCCAAGGCTTTGCCCTGCCGTGCATCTTGTTCCGCGGGATTTCGCAACTGGATCTGGCGCATAGCTTTTCACCCTCGCTGGTGGTCAGTTTCTATGTCCCCGCGACCGTGTGTTTCTTTGTGGGTATCGCCGGCGCGCGTCTATGGGCCAAACGCCCATGGGAAGATTCGATTGCGATTGGCTTTGCCTGCCTGTTCTCGAACTCGATGCTGCTGGGACTGCCGATCAATGATCGCGCCTACGGCCCCGAATCGATGGATACGGTGCTGGCCATCGTGTCGATGCACGCGCCTTTCACCTATTTTCTGGGCATCACCGCGATGGAAATCGCGCGCAACGTCGGGCAGACGCCGCTGATGGTCGCACGCAAAGTCGCACGGTCGATCTTTACCAATAATCTGGTGATCGGCGTGCTGGCGGGCGTTGTCGTCAACGTGCTGAACATCCCGATCTATCACACCATTGGCGAGGCCATGGATCTGATCGGCCGCGCCGCTGTGCCCGCCGCCCTGTTCGGTCTGGGTGCCGTGCTGTATCGCCTGCGCCCCGAGGGCGACATGCGCCTGATCCTGATGGTCAGCGCGATCAGCCTGGGGCTGCACCCGGTGCTGACCTATCTGTTCGGCCAAAGCTTTGGCATGACGGGCGTTGCGCTGAACACAATGGTGCTGACCGCCGCGATGGCCCCCGGCGTCAATGCCTATCTATTCGCGGATATGTACGGGGTGGGCCGCCGCGTAAACGCCTCATCCGTGCTGATCGCGACCACGATTTCCATCCTCAGCCTGCCGATCTGGATCATCGTCATGGGCTAA
- a CDS encoding H-type lectin domain-containing protein, which produces MWAGDGNRSLEVRVSFDRLYAYKPEVLLSLAAVDSAREQNLRYDLRVKDVDTNGFTIHFATWSDTRISLATVSWFAFGTAQ; this is translated from the coding sequence ATGTGGGCAGGTGACGGCAACCGCAGTCTAGAGGTGCGTGTCAGCTTTGATCGCCTTTACGCCTATAAACCTGAGGTGCTGCTATCGCTGGCTGCGGTTGATTCCGCGCGCGAGCAGAACCTGCGGTATGATCTGCGGGTGAAAGATGTGGATACCAATGGATTCACCATTCACTTTGCAACTTGGAGCGATACGCGCATTTCATTGGCGACGGTCAGCTGGTTCGCTTTTGGCACGGCACAGTAA
- a CDS encoding helix-turn-helix transcriptional regulator has product MPGRFGIIALLIVQLVCAVLFLWNTLISVLGLPPLAWEVNEFIEIGAACGLLIGVAMGIVTLRDALRRAKRAESQLRAASGAFMDLLQEKFLQWGLTPAERDVALFAIKGFSLSEIAQMRQTSEGTVKAQTNAIYRKAGVSGRPQLLSIFIEDLIEAPISPLAAAPTPATLPTVTEK; this is encoded by the coding sequence ATGCCCGGCCGCTTTGGCATCATCGCCTTGCTGATCGTGCAGTTGGTCTGCGCGGTGCTGTTCCTATGGAACACGCTGATCTCGGTGCTGGGCCTGCCGCCGCTGGCGTGGGAGGTAAACGAGTTTATCGAGATCGGCGCCGCCTGCGGCCTGCTGATCGGCGTCGCCATGGGCATTGTCACGCTGCGCGATGCGTTGCGCCGCGCGAAACGGGCCGAAAGCCAGTTGCGCGCCGCCTCTGGCGCATTCATGGATCTGCTGCAGGAGAAATTCCTGCAATGGGGCCTGACCCCGGCCGAGCGGGACGTGGCGCTTTTCGCGATCAAAGGGTTCAGCCTGTCCGAAATCGCGCAGATGCGGCAAACCTCTGAAGGCACCGTAAAGGCACAAACAAACGCCATTTACCGCAAAGCCGGTGTCAGTGGGCGCCCGCAGTTGTTATCTATCTTTATCGAAGACCTGATCGAGGCGCCGATCTCGCCCCTTGCCGCCGCCCCAACGCCCGCCACCCTCCCGACCGTGACGGAGAAATAG
- a CDS encoding homoserine dehydrogenase — translation MTAPLRLGIAGLGTVGTGIIRIIQEHGQMLAARAGRPVQIVAVSARSNNKDRGVALDGYAWESDPVALAKRDDIDVFVEVMGGHEGPARAATLAALDSGKDIVTANKALLAIHGNEIAAKAEGAGRVLRFEAAVAGGIPVIKALTEGLAGNRITRVMGVMNGSCNYILTRMESAGLTYEEVFEEARALGYLEADPQLDVGGIDAGHKLSLLSAIAFGSKVDFNAVELEGIGAITIEDIRHAADLGFRIKLLGVAQLTGRGLEQRMTPCLVPAHSPLGQLQGGTNMVVLEGDAVGQIVLRGPGAGSGPTASAIMSDVIDIARGIRMPTFGIPATSLVAQPAARSAVPAPYYIRMQLDDKPGALAKVARILGDNGISIDRMRQYGHDGSAAPVLIVTHKTMRSAVELALEALPQTAVVTGETVALRIESL, via the coding sequence ATGACTGCTCCGCTCCGCCTTGGGATTGCTGGCCTTGGAACCGTGGGCACCGGCATTATTCGCATTATTCAAGAGCATGGGCAGATGCTTGCGGCCCGTGCGGGTCGCCCTGTCCAGATCGTCGCCGTCTCGGCCCGCAGCAATAATAAGGATCGCGGCGTCGCGCTGGATGGCTATGCCTGGGAAAGCGACCCTGTCGCGCTGGCCAAACGTGATGATATCGACGTTTTCGTCGAAGTAATGGGCGGCCACGAAGGCCCCGCGCGCGCGGCGACCCTTGCCGCGCTGGATAGCGGCAAAGACATCGTCACCGCCAACAAGGCGCTGCTGGCCATCCACGGCAATGAAATCGCCGCCAAGGCCGAGGGCGCGGGCCGCGTCCTGCGGTTCGAGGCTGCCGTCGCGGGCGGTATCCCCGTGATCAAGGCCCTGACCGAGGGGTTGGCCGGCAACCGTATCACCCGCGTCATGGGGGTGATGAACGGATCGTGCAATTACATCCTGACCCGCATGGAAAGCGCGGGCCTGACCTATGAGGAAGTGTTCGAGGAGGCCCGCGCGCTGGGCTACCTTGAGGCGGACCCGCAGTTGGACGTGGGCGGCATCGATGCGGGGCACAAGCTGTCGCTGCTGTCGGCCATCGCCTTTGGCAGTAAGGTCGATTTCAATGCGGTCGAGCTGGAAGGCATCGGCGCCATCACGATCGAGGATATTCGCCACGCCGCCGACCTTGGCTTTCGCATCAAGCTGCTGGGCGTCGCGCAATTGACCGGCCGCGGGCTGGAACAGCGCATGACCCCCTGCCTTGTGCCCGCGCATTCGCCGCTGGGCCAATTGCAAGGGGGCACCAATATGGTCGTGCTAGAGGGGGACGCCGTTGGCCAGATCGTGCTGCGCGGCCCGGGCGCGGGTTCAGGCCCGACCGCTAGCGCTATCATGTCGGATGTGATTGATATCGCACGCGGCATCCGGATGCCGACATTCGGCATTCCGGCGACCAGCCTTGTGGCGCAGCCCGCCGCGCGCTCGGCGGTGCCTGCGCCCTATTACATCCGTATGCAGCTGGACGACAAACCCGGCGCGCTGGCGAAAGTCGCACGAATCTTGGGCGATAACGGCATTTCCATCGACCGCATGCGCCAATACGGCCATGATGGCAGCGCCGCCCCGGTGCTGATCGTCACACACAAGACGATGCGCAGCGCCGTGGAACTGGCACTCGAGGCCCTGCCGCAAACCGCCGTCGTGACGGGTGAAACCGTGGCACTTCGCATCGAAAGCCTCTGA
- the glpX gene encoding class II fructose-bisphosphatase translates to MTTAPEFHDRMLSLGLARVSEAAALASAAMVGRGDEKAADKAAVDAMRTQLNMLDIAGVVVIGEGERDEAPMLYIGEEVGTGTGPAVDIALDPLEGTTLTAKDMPNALTVIAMAPRGTLLHAPDVYMDKLAIGPGFPANTVSLDMSPAERVYALAKAKGVEAADITVCILDRERHQDMIAEVRGTGAAIRLITDGDVAGVMHCADPETTGIDMYMGSGGAPEGVLAASALKCMGGEIYGRLLFRNDDERGRAAKAGITDLNRIYTRDDLVTGDVIFAATGVTDGSLLRGIKREPGFFTTETVLMRSKTGSVRRITYRCPIK, encoded by the coding sequence ATGACCACTGCGCCGGAATTCCATGATCGCATGCTGTCGCTGGGCCTTGCCCGCGTCTCCGAAGCCGCCGCGCTGGCCTCTGCCGCGATGGTGGGGCGTGGCGATGAAAAAGCCGCCGACAAGGCCGCCGTCGACGCAATGCGCACCCAGCTGAACATGCTGGACATCGCCGGTGTCGTGGTGATTGGCGAGGGCGAGCGCGACGAAGCCCCGATGCTGTATATCGGCGAAGAAGTCGGCACCGGCACCGGCCCTGCGGTGGATATCGCCCTCGACCCGCTGGAAGGCACGACGCTGACCGCAAAAGACATGCCGAACGCGCTGACCGTGATCGCCATGGCGCCGCGCGGCACGCTGCTGCACGCGCCCGACGTTTACATGGACAAGCTGGCCATTGGCCCCGGCTTTCCGGCCAATACCGTCTCGCTGGATATGTCGCCTGCCGAACGCGTCTATGCGCTGGCCAAGGCCAAGGGTGTCGAAGCCGCGGATATCACCGTCTGCATTTTGGACCGCGAACGCCACCAAGACATGATCGCCGAAGTGCGCGGCACCGGCGCCGCCATTCGCCTGATCACCGATGGCGACGTTGCGGGCGTCATGCACTGTGCCGACCCCGAAACGACCGGCATCGATATGTATATGGGTTCGGGCGGCGCACCCGAGGGTGTGCTGGCGGCCTCGGCCCTGAAATGCATGGGCGGCGAGATCTATGGCCGCCTGCTGTTCCGCAATGATGATGAACGTGGCCGCGCGGCCAAAGCGGGGATCACCGACCTGAACCGCATCTATACCCGCGACGATCTGGTCACGGGCGATGTCATTTTCGCGGCCACCGGCGTCACCGATGGCTCGCTGCTGCGCGGCATCAAACGCGAGCCGGGTTTCTTCACCACGGAAACCGTGCTGATGCGGTCGAAAACGGGTTCGGTGCGTCGCATCACTTACCGCTGCCCGATCAAGTAA
- the recJ gene encoding single-stranded-DNA-specific exonuclease RecJ, producing MSFLGVTDSVTGRAWVGPDLETDRLTEALSQQLGLSRPLAALLAQRGIDADGAEGFLTPRLRDLMPDPRSLRDMEKAAARLVLAVQTRQRIAIFGDYDVDGGASSALLIDWLRNFGLQATLYIPDRIDEGYGPNVPAMADLAARHDLIICVDCGTLSHEALGAATAADVIVLDHHLGGETLPPALAVVNPNRQDESGDLTYLCAAGVVFLALVEANRQLRAGGLQGPDLTSLLDLVALATVADVAPLVGLNRALVRQGLAVMGRRARPGLVALADVARIDSAPSSYHLGYILGPRVNAGGRIGRADLGARLLATTDPHEAAAMAAQLDALNTERRAIESAVRDAAIAQAEARGLEAPLVWAASEGWHPGVVGIVAARIKEATNRPSVVIGFDGGIGKGSGRSVSGVDLGAAIQRVAAEGLLLKGGGHKMAAGLTVTRENLEPAMARLSELLARQGAGAGGPSDLRIDALLMPGAATVAMIEQLEQAGPFGASAPAPRFALPDVVVQYVKPVGSDHLKVTLGDGLGARLDAIAFNAAQSPLGHLLTHSGSQRVHVVGRLEVNHWQGRASAQLRIEDAAKASS from the coding sequence GTGTCTTTTCTAGGCGTTACAGACTCTGTCACGGGCCGCGCTTGGGTCGGCCCCGATCTAGAAACCGACCGCCTGACCGAGGCTTTGTCCCAGCAACTCGGGCTTTCGCGCCCCTTGGCCGCGCTGCTGGCGCAGCGCGGCATTGACGCCGACGGGGCCGAGGGCTTTCTGACCCCGCGCCTGCGCGATCTGATGCCCGACCCGCGCAGCCTGCGGGATATGGAAAAGGCAGCGGCGCGGCTGGTGCTGGCCGTGCAGACACGGCAACGCATTGCGATCTTTGGCGATTACGATGTGGATGGCGGCGCCTCATCCGCGCTGCTGATCGATTGGCTGCGCAACTTTGGTCTGCAGGCGACCCTATATATCCCCGACCGCATTGACGAGGGCTATGGCCCCAATGTTCCGGCCATGGCGGATCTGGCGGCGCGCCACGACCTGATCATCTGCGTCGATTGCGGCACCCTCTCGCACGAGGCTTTGGGCGCGGCCACAGCCGCCGATGTCATCGTACTGGACCACCACCTAGGCGGCGAGACCCTGCCCCCTGCCCTGGCCGTGGTGAACCCGAACCGGCAGGACGAAAGCGGCGATCTGACCTATCTCTGCGCGGCGGGCGTCGTCTTTTTGGCGCTGGTCGAGGCGAACCGCCAGTTGCGCGCGGGCGGGCTGCAAGGGCCTGATCTGACCAGCCTTCTGGATCTGGTCGCGCTGGCAACGGTCGCCGATGTGGCGCCGCTGGTTGGCCTGAACCGTGCATTGGTGCGGCAGGGGCTGGCGGTCATGGGCCGCCGCGCGCGTCCGGGCCTTGTGGCTTTGGCCGATGTGGCGCGGATCGACAGCGCCCCCAGCAGCTATCACCTTGGCTATATCCTTGGCCCGCGTGTGAACGCGGGCGGCCGTATTGGCCGCGCGGACCTTGGTGCGCGGCTGCTGGCCACCACCGACCCGCATGAGGCTGCCGCCATGGCCGCGCAGCTTGATGCGCTGAACACCGAGCGGCGGGCGATTGAATCCGCTGTCCGCGACGCCGCCATCGCGCAGGCCGAGGCCCGCGGCCTCGAGGCACCGCTGGTCTGGGCCGCAAGCGAGGGCTGGCACCCCGGTGTCGTCGGCATTGTCGCCGCCCGTATCAAAGAGGCGACGAACCGCCCGAGCGTGGTGATCGGCTTTGACGGCGGGATCGGCAAAGGCTCGGGCCGCTCTGTCAGCGGCGTTGACCTTGGCGCTGCGATCCAACGCGTTGCGGCTGAGGGCCTGCTGCTGAAAGGCGGCGGCCATAAGATGGCGGCGGGCCTGACGGTCACGCGCGAGAATTTAGAGCCTGCCATGGCACGCCTGTCGGAACTGCTGGCCCGTCAGGGCGCAGGCGCAGGTGGCCCCAGTGATTTGCGCATTGATGCGCTGCTGATGCCCGGCGCGGCGACGGTCGCCATGATCGAACAGTTGGAACAGGCCGGGCCGTTCGGCGCCTCGGCCCCCGCGCCACGCTTTGCGCTGCCCGATGTCGTGGTGCAATATGTCAAACCCGTCGGCAGCGACCACCTGAAGGTCACATTGGGCGATGGCCTTGGCGCGCGGCTTGATGCGATCGCCTTTAATGCCGCGCAATCGCCGCTGGGACATCTGCTGACCCATTCCGGCAGCCAGCGCGTGCATGTGGTCGGACGGCTTGAGGTGAACCACTGGCAGGGCCGTGCCAGCGCCCAATTGCGCATCGAGGATGCCGCAAAGGCAAGCAGCTGA
- a CDS encoding glycosyltransferase family 2 protein produces MSASWSVITVMRNTPYEVMRFVAWYLDMGADQIYIIFHDENDPFIARLQGHPRITCIPFTADLRAQMGIDPDYAGPPQIQAGTYLYPRVTTDWVLRLDCDELVLCENGRLSERLAALPADIQTAIIRPCEQLISDLPAHHHLFRMRMTDEDAQQIYGDMAELLSKRRGLMSHAFGKSAHRTGIQNIEVREHNAVFIGTNTRTNNLAWMRKKGVSLLHFNAEVFEKWKAAAARRSRNASFAPALSAKILAAEASETADTELRQIYDTIVHFDTRRTDALLETDCGFVLDFDFDVLIDRYFDSAQLMLRAG; encoded by the coding sequence ATGTCTGCTAGCTGGTCTGTGATTACCGTGATGCGCAACACCCCTTACGAGGTCATGCGCTTTGTCGCGTGGTATCTCGATATGGGCGCGGACCAGATTTACATCATTTTCCACGATGAAAACGATCCGTTTATCGCCAGATTGCAAGGCCACCCTCGGATCACCTGTATCCCTTTTACCGCCGATCTGCGTGCACAGATGGGGATTGATCCCGATTACGCTGGCCCGCCGCAAATACAGGCCGGCACCTATCTTTATCCGCGCGTGACCACTGACTGGGTACTGCGCCTTGACTGCGATGAGTTGGTGCTATGCGAGAATGGCAGGCTATCCGAACGCCTTGCCGCCCTACCCGCTGACATTCAAACCGCCATCATTCGCCCGTGCGAGCAGTTGATCAGCGACCTGCCCGCCCATCACCATCTGTTTCGTATGCGCATGACCGACGAGGATGCGCAGCAGATTTACGGCGATATGGCGGAACTTTTGTCAAAGCGGCGCGGTTTGATGAGCCATGCGTTCGGGAAATCCGCGCATCGCACCGGCATCCAGAACATCGAAGTGCGCGAGCATAACGCCGTCTTTATCGGCACCAACACGCGGACGAACAACCTTGCATGGATGCGCAAAAAGGGCGTCAGCCTGCTGCATTTCAACGCCGAGGTCTTTGAAAAATGGAAGGCTGCCGCCGCGCGGCGCAGCAGGAACGCATCCTTTGCCCCTGCGCTTTCTGCCAAAATCCTCGCCGCCGAAGCAAGCGAGACGGCTGATACCGAGCTGCGGCAGATCTATGACACCATCGTCCATTTCGACACGCGTCGCACCGATGCGCTGCTGGAAACCGACTGCGGCTTCGTACTGGATTTCGATTTCGACGTGCTGATCGACCGCTATTTCGACTCTGCCCAGCTGATGCTGCGCGCGGGTTAA
- the nikR gene encoding nickel-responsive transcriptional regulator NikR, whose product MHRVTITIETALLDELDAYMARSGASNRSEALRDLVRRGLAQQGAEVGEAQCVGVVSYTLDPSVRALGRRVPQSRQDRHDHTIAALSVPLDHDSAVEIAVMRGRVAQVSAYAEGLFLERGIRHGKLSLIPVQHDVETHTHEGGEPHEHSHLRVRESF is encoded by the coding sequence ATGCACCGCGTGACCATCACGATTGAGACCGCTCTTTTGGACGAGCTGGACGCCTATATGGCCCGATCGGGCGCCAGCAACCGGTCCGAGGCTTTGCGTGATCTGGTGCGCCGCGGGCTGGCGCAGCAGGGCGCCGAGGTGGGCGAGGCGCAATGCGTCGGTGTTGTCAGCTATACGCTGGACCCATCGGTGCGTGCATTGGGCCGCCGCGTGCCGCAAAGCCGTCAGGATCGGCATGATCACACGATCGCCGCGCTGTCGGTGCCGCTTGACCACGATTCAGCGGTCGAGATTGCCGTGATGCGCGGTCGCGTGGCGCAGGTCAGCGCCTATGCCGAAGGGCTGTTTCTAGAGCGCGGAATTCGCCACGGCAAACTGTCATTGATTCCCGTGCAACATGACGTGGAAACACACACCCACGAGGGCGGCGAGCCGCATGAGCATTCGCATCTGCGCGTGCGCGAGAGTTTTTAA
- a CDS encoding peptide ABC transporter substrate-binding protein: MKLSHLLSASCVLALTAGMASAQVVLNRGNDTDPSTLDHHRTSTVSESRLMNDLYEGLVTKAADGSTIPGVAESWDISEDGLVYTFHFRDDAKWSNGDAVTAEDFLYAYRRLMDPATAAPYANMLFPIVNAEAIASGEAEADTLGVRAIDATTLEITLSSATPYFLELLTHQTGLPIHAASVEEFGDSFTQAGRMVTNGAFQLVSFTPNDMIVMSKNTNFHDAENVAIDQINYIPFEDRAACLRRFEAGEIQICTDVPTEQMDYLEANLAEELHVVPYLGTYYLPIKGEEGSPLRDPRVRQAISLVIDRDFIATEVWRDTMLPGYSLVPPGIVNYVDGGVMLPYADEDLLDREDAAKALLEEAGVAPGTLTVKLRFNTSENHRNTMAAVADMLSNIGITGELDEVEGASYFSYLQQGGMYDIARAGWIGDYNDPQNFLFLFQSDVQFNYPRWVNADYDAAIDAAATETDLAARAEILAQAETILLDELPIIPILWYSSRALVSPSISGYEDNLMDDHLSRWLSVN, encoded by the coding sequence ATGAAACTCAGCCATCTTCTTTCGGCCAGCTGCGTGCTGGCCCTGACAGCCGGCATGGCCAGCGCGCAGGTCGTGCTGAACCGCGGCAACGATACTGACCCCTCGACGCTGGATCACCACCGCACTTCGACCGTGTCGGAAAGCCGCCTGATGAACGACCTGTATGAAGGTCTGGTCACCAAGGCTGCTGACGGCAGCACGATCCCCGGCGTTGCTGAAAGCTGGGACATTTCGGAAGACGGCCTGGTTTACACGTTCCACTTCCGTGACGATGCGAAATGGTCGAACGGCGATGCTGTCACCGCCGAAGACTTCCTCTACGCCTATCGCCGCCTGATGGACCCGGCGACGGCTGCGCCCTATGCCAACATGCTGTTCCCGATCGTGAACGCCGAAGCGATCGCATCGGGCGAGGCCGAGGCTGACACTCTGGGCGTCCGCGCGATCGATGCGACCACGCTGGAAATCACCCTGTCGTCCGCGACCCCCTATTTCCTGGAACTGCTGACCCACCAGACCGGTCTGCCGATCCACGCCGCTTCGGTCGAAGAATTCGGCGACAGCTTTACCCAAGCGGGCCGCATGGTCACCAACGGCGCGTTCCAACTGGTGTCGTTCACCCCGAACGACATGATCGTCATGTCGAAGAACACCAACTTCCACGACGCTGAAAACGTTGCGATCGACCAGATCAACTATATCCCCTTCGAAGACCGCGCTGCCTGCCTGCGCCGCTTTGAAGCCGGCGAGATCCAGATCTGTACCGACGTTCCCACCGAACAGATGGACTACCTCGAGGCGAACCTGGCCGAAGAGTTGCACGTCGTCCCCTACCTCGGCACCTATTACCTGCCGATCAAGGGCGAAGAAGGCAGCCCGCTGCGCGATCCGCGCGTGCGTCAGGCCATCTCGCTGGTGATCGACCGTGACTTTATCGCGACCGAAGTCTGGCGCGACACCATGCTGCCGGGCTATTCGCTGGTGCCCCCGGGCATCGTGAACTACGTCGATGGCGGCGTGATGCTGCCCTATGCCGACGAAGACCTGCTGGACCGCGAAGATGCCGCCAAGGCCCTTCTGGAAGAAGCTGGCGTTGCACCGGGCACCCTGACCGTCAAGCTGCGCTTCAACACCTCGGAAAACCACCGCAACACCATGGCAGCAGTTGCTGACATGCTGTCGAACATCGGTATCACCGGCGAGCTGGACGAAGTCGAAGGCGCGTCCTATTTCAGCTACCTGCAGCAAGGCGGCATGTATGACATCGCCCGCGCTGGCTGGATCGGTGACTATAACGATCCGCAGAACTTCCTGTTCCTGTTCCAATCGGACGTCCAGTTCAACTACCCGCGCTGGGTGAATGCTGACTATGACGCCGCGATCGACGCCGCTGCGACCGAGACCGATCTGGCCGCCCGCGCCGAGATTCTGGCTCAGGCCGAGACGATCCTGCTGGACGAGCTGCCGATCATCCCGATCCTGTGGTATTCGTCGCGCGCCCTCGTATCTCCGTCCATTTCGGGCTATGAGGACAACCTTATGGACGATCACCTGAGCCGCTGGCTCTCGGTTAACTGA